One segment of Radiobacillus kanasensis DNA contains the following:
- a CDS encoding UDP-N-acetylglucosamine 1-carboxyvinyltransferase: protein MQKILVEGGRPLNGKVRVSGAKNSAVALLPAAILADSKVIIEGLPKISDVDTLGHLLEEIGGSVDWRGQTIHIDPTRMTAMPLPNGKVKKLRASYYFMGAMLGRFKQAVIGLPGGCHLGPRPIDQHIKGFEALGAKVTNEQGAIYLRADELRGARIYLDVVSVGATINIMLAAVKAKGKTVIENAAKEPEIIDVATLLTSMGAKIKGAGTDVIRIEGVDQLTGCMHTIIPDRIEAGTYTILAAAQGEKVLIDNVIPQHLESLLAKLREMGISIEEGEEQLLIQPGKDVKSVDIKTLVHPGFPTDLQQPFTSLLTRATGTGVVTDTIYQARFKHIDELRRMNAKIKVEGGSAIVTGPVQLEGAKVKASDLRAGAALIVAGLMADGITEITGLEHIDRGYEDIVEKLTDLGAKIWREEMSEEEIEQFQNS, encoded by the coding sequence GTGCAGAAAATACTAGTAGAAGGCGGAAGACCTTTAAATGGTAAGGTGCGAGTAAGTGGTGCGAAGAACAGTGCAGTAGCCTTGCTACCAGCAGCTATCTTAGCCGATTCTAAGGTTATTATTGAAGGACTGCCTAAAATTTCAGACGTAGACACGTTAGGACATTTGCTTGAGGAAATAGGTGGATCGGTAGATTGGAGAGGGCAAACCATTCATATTGATCCTACTCGTATGACCGCAATGCCTTTGCCAAACGGGAAGGTGAAAAAGCTTCGTGCATCCTACTATTTCATGGGAGCGATGCTTGGTCGGTTCAAACAAGCTGTGATTGGACTTCCTGGTGGTTGTCATTTAGGCCCAAGACCAATTGACCAACATATAAAAGGATTTGAAGCATTAGGTGCTAAAGTGACGAATGAACAAGGTGCTATTTACCTTCGAGCGGATGAACTACGAGGTGCTCGAATTTATTTAGATGTCGTCAGTGTAGGTGCTACGATAAACATCATGCTTGCTGCAGTAAAAGCAAAAGGAAAAACTGTCATTGAAAATGCAGCAAAAGAACCGGAAATCATTGATGTGGCCACATTACTAACAAGTATGGGGGCTAAGATTAAAGGGGCGGGTACGGATGTTATTCGTATTGAAGGTGTTGATCAGCTAACTGGCTGTATGCATACGATTATTCCGGACCGAATCGAAGCGGGAACCTATACGATCTTAGCGGCCGCTCAAGGGGAAAAAGTGCTTATCGATAACGTCATTCCACAGCACTTGGAATCCTTATTGGCAAAGCTTAGAGAAATGGGCATTTCGATCGAAGAAGGGGAAGAACAGTTGTTAATTCAACCGGGGAAAGACGTAAAAAGTGTGGATATCAAGACACTTGTCCATCCTGGGTTTCCAACCGATCTACAACAACCGTTTACGTCTCTATTAACAAGAGCAACTGGTACAGGCGTTGTAACAGATACGATTTATCAAGCTCGCTTCAAGCATATTGATGAATTACGCCGGATGAACGCAAAGATCAAAGTAGAAGGTGGATCGGCCATTGTAACTGGCCCTGTACAACTTGAAGGTGCGAAAGTGAAAGCCAGTGATTTACGTGCTGGGGCAGCTTTGATTGTCGCTGGACTAATGGCGGATGGCATTACAGAGATCACCGGACTAGAGCACATCGACAGAGGATATGAAGATATCGTCGAGAAACTCACTGACCTCGGTGCCAAAATTTGGCGTGAAGAAATGTCCGAAGAAGAAATCGAACAATTTCAAAATTCATAA
- the fsa gene encoding fructose-6-phosphate aldolase — MKFFIDTANIEEIKEANALGVLAGVTTNPSLVAKEGVSFHDRLREITGEVSGSVSAEVIAEDAEGMIKEGKELAAIAPNITVKVPMTLEGLKAVKAFSDLNIKTNVTLIFNANQALLAARAGATYVSPFLGRLDDIGQNGLELIATISEIFDRHGIETEIIAASIRHPLHVTDAALYGAHIATVPFKVLSQLVKHPLTDQGIEKFLADWNNQK; from the coding sequence ATGAAATTTTTCATTGATACAGCGAACATTGAGGAAATCAAAGAAGCAAACGCACTAGGTGTGTTAGCTGGTGTGACAACGAACCCAAGTCTTGTAGCAAAAGAAGGAGTTTCTTTCCACGATCGACTGAGAGAAATCACGGGAGAAGTTTCGGGCTCTGTAAGTGCTGAGGTTATTGCAGAAGATGCGGAAGGTATGATTAAAGAAGGAAAAGAATTAGCAGCTATTGCTCCGAATATTACGGTTAAAGTCCCGATGACATTAGAGGGATTAAAAGCAGTTAAAGCTTTTTCTGATTTGAATATCAAAACAAATGTGACGCTCATTTTTAATGCAAACCAAGCATTGCTCGCGGCTCGTGCAGGTGCTACATATGTTTCTCCTTTCTTAGGAAGATTGGATGACATCGGTCAAAATGGTTTAGAACTTATTGCTACTATTTCTGAAATATTTGATCGTCATGGAATTGAAACAGAAATTATTGCTGCTTCTATTCGCCATCCGCTTCACGTGACTGATGCAGCTCTTTACGGCGCGCACATTGCTACTGTACCATTTAAAGTACTATCGCAATTAGTAAAGCATCCATTAACAGACCAAGGAATCGAAAAATTTCTCGCTGATTGGAATAATCAAAAGTAA
- the glpX gene encoding class II fructose-bisphosphatase has protein sequence MERSLSMELVRVTEAAALSSARWMGRGKKDEADDAATSAMRDVFDTIPMRGTVVIGEGEMDEAPMLYIGEKLGTGDGPEVDVAVDPLEGTNIVALGTWNALAVIAIADRGKLLHAPDMYMDKLAVGPAAVGKVDINAPVIDNLRAVAEAKKKAIEDVVAVVLDKPRHQKLIDDIRAAGARIRLIQDGDVAAAMNTAFDDTGVDILFGIGGAPEGVLAAVALKCLGGEMQGKLVPNTDEERERCAKMGITNVDKVLYMDDFCGGDDAIFAATGVTDGELLKGVQFKGSKAVTQTVVMRAKSGTVRFIDGEHSLEKKPNLVMK, from the coding sequence ATGGAAAGAAGTTTATCAATGGAATTAGTACGAGTTACAGAGGCTGCTGCCTTATCATCTGCCCGTTGGATGGGACGAGGAAAAAAAGATGAGGCAGATGATGCAGCAACATCAGCGATGAGAGATGTATTTGATACGATTCCAATGCGCGGTACAGTCGTAATTGGGGAAGGCGAAATGGACGAAGCCCCGATGCTATATATTGGAGAAAAACTTGGAACAGGCGATGGACCGGAAGTAGATGTTGCAGTAGATCCATTAGAAGGAACCAACATTGTAGCACTTGGAACATGGAACGCTCTAGCCGTTATAGCCATTGCAGATAGAGGGAAGCTTCTTCATGCTCCAGATATGTATATGGATAAATTGGCCGTAGGTCCTGCAGCTGTTGGAAAAGTGGACATTAACGCTCCTGTTATCGACAATTTACGAGCTGTAGCAGAGGCGAAAAAAAAAGCGATTGAAGACGTGGTTGCCGTCGTTTTGGACAAGCCTCGCCACCAGAAGTTAATTGATGATATTCGTGCGGCAGGTGCTCGTATTCGATTGATCCAAGATGGAGACGTAGCTGCAGCCATGAACACCGCCTTTGACGATACTGGTGTCGATATCCTTTTTGGAATCGGAGGAGCTCCTGAAGGTGTCCTAGCAGCAGTTGCTTTAAAATGTTTAGGTGGCGAAATGCAAGGGAAACTTGTTCCAAATACGGATGAAGAAAGAGAACGCTGTGCCAAGATGGGAATCACGAATGTAGATAAGGTTCTCTATATGGACGATTTCTGTGGTGGAGATGATGCGATCTTTGCGGCAACTGGTGTGACAGACGGGGAACTATTAAAAGGCGTCCAGTTTAAAGGCTCCAAAGCCGTAACCCAAACCGTCGTAATGCGTGCGAAAAGTGGTACGGTTCGGTTTATTGACGGAGAACATAGTTTAGAGAAGAAGCCAAACTTAGTGATGAAATAA
- the rho gene encoding transcription termination factor Rho: MAELTISQLETFTLKELYAKAREFKVSYYAKLTKKELIFAILKAQAEKDGFLFMDGILEIIQSEGFGFLRPINYSPSAEDIYISASQIRRFDLRNGDKVSGKVRPPKENERYYGLLHVDLVNGENPEIAKERVHFPALTPLYPDRLMRLETDTKNISTRIMDLLAPVGYGQRGLIVAPPKAGKTMLLKQIANSISVNHPDAKLIILLVDERPEEVTDIERSVHPDVDVVSSTFDEVPENHIKVSELVLERAMRLVEHKKDVIILMDSITRLARAYNLVIPPSGRTLSGGIDPAAFHRPKRFFGAARNIEEGGSFTILATALVETGSRMDDVIYEEFKGTGNMELHLDRHLAQRRIFPAIDVLRSGTRKEELLLPKDHLEMAWTLRKSMQDSQEFIERFFKKLRSTKNNEEFIQKVEDEMKRKGTARKS; this comes from the coding sequence GTGGCGGAATTAACAATTTCCCAATTGGAAACATTTACATTAAAAGAATTATATGCCAAAGCAAGAGAGTTCAAGGTTTCCTATTATGCGAAGCTGACGAAAAAAGAACTTATCTTTGCTATTTTAAAGGCACAAGCAGAAAAAGACGGATTTTTGTTCATGGACGGAATTCTAGAAATTATCCAATCAGAAGGGTTTGGCTTCTTACGTCCGATTAACTATTCTCCAAGTGCAGAGGATATTTACATCTCTGCATCACAAATTAGACGTTTTGATTTGCGAAATGGGGACAAGGTATCTGGTAAAGTTCGTCCTCCAAAAGAAAATGAGCGTTATTATGGACTTTTACACGTGGACTTAGTAAACGGCGAAAACCCGGAAATCGCGAAAGAACGTGTGCACTTTCCTGCATTAACGCCTTTATATCCGGATCGATTAATGCGTTTAGAAACAGATACAAAAAATATTTCTACGCGTATCATGGATCTATTAGCACCAGTTGGTTATGGCCAACGTGGTCTGATTGTGGCACCACCAAAAGCAGGGAAGACAATGCTTCTGAAGCAAATTGCAAACAGTATCTCGGTGAATCATCCGGATGCGAAACTGATTATTTTGCTAGTGGACGAGCGTCCAGAGGAAGTAACCGACATTGAACGTTCTGTTCATCCAGATGTAGATGTTGTAAGCTCAACATTTGATGAAGTACCGGAGAATCATATTAAAGTGTCCGAGCTCGTTCTGGAGCGCGCGATGCGCTTAGTAGAGCATAAAAAAGACGTCATTATCTTGATGGATAGTATTACTCGTCTAGCTCGTGCTTACAATTTAGTCATTCCACCGAGTGGTAGAACGTTATCTGGGGGGATTGACCCCGCTGCATTCCACCGTCCGAAGCGTTTCTTCGGTGCAGCACGTAACATTGAAGAAGGCGGAAGCTTTACTATTTTAGCGACTGCATTAGTAGAAACAGGTTCCCGTATGGACGATGTTATTTATGAAGAGTTTAAAGGTACAGGCAATATGGAATTGCATCTTGACCGCCATCTAGCACAGCGTCGTATTTTCCCTGCTATTGATGTGTTACGTTCTGGTACGAGAAAAGAAGAGCTGCTACTGCCGAAGGATCATTTGGAAATGGCATGGACATTGCGTAAGTCGATGCAGGATTCTCAAGAATTCATCGAACGCTTCTTTAAAAAGCTTCGTTCTACAAAAAACAACGAAGAATTCATTCAAAAAGTAGAAGATGAAATGAAGCGTAAAGGTACGGCAAGAAAGTCCTAA
- a CDS encoding thymidine kinase — translation MYVMKQSGWVEIICGSMFSGKSEELIRRVRRATYGNLSVIVFKPAIDSRYSEESVVSHNGTAVLAVPVHSSEEILDHIDETIDVIGIDEIQFFDEKIVDIVDQLADSGYRVIAAGLDSDFRGEPFGPMPELMALSESVTKLNAICPVCGSPASRTQRLIDGKPASYNDPIILVGASESYEPRCRHHHEVPNKPRQLTIKMANALK, via the coding sequence GTGTATGTCATGAAACAAAGTGGATGGGTGGAAATTATTTGCGGTAGTATGTTCTCAGGAAAGTCAGAAGAGTTAATTCGCCGCGTTCGCCGTGCTACATACGGTAATTTATCTGTAATAGTGTTTAAACCAGCAATCGACAGTCGGTATTCCGAGGAGTCTGTCGTTTCCCATAACGGAACAGCTGTATTAGCAGTTCCTGTGCACTCATCTGAAGAAATTTTAGACCATATTGATGAAACCATCGATGTAATTGGTATTGATGAAATACAGTTTTTTGATGAAAAAATTGTGGATATCGTGGATCAGCTAGCGGATTCTGGATATCGAGTAATTGCTGCAGGACTAGATTCGGATTTCCGTGGAGAACCATTTGGTCCGATGCCAGAACTAATGGCTTTGAGTGAGTCGGTTACAAAGTTGAATGCTATTTGCCCGGTATGTGGATCTCCAGCAAGTAGAACCCAACGATTAATTGATGGAAAGCCTGCTTCCTATAATGACCCGATTATTTTAGTAGGTGCCTCAGAATCCTACGAACCAAGATGTCGTCATCACCATGAGGTTCCAAATAAGCCCAGGCAATTGACGATAAAAATGGCGAATGCCTTGAAATAA
- a CDS encoding type B 50S ribosomal protein L31, whose protein sequence is MREGIHPEYRKVVFLDTSSDFKFLSGSTKTSEETIEWEDGNTYPLIRVEISSASHPFYTGKQKADTAGGRVDRFKKKYNLG, encoded by the coding sequence ATGAGAGAAGGAATTCATCCTGAGTACAGAAAAGTAGTATTCCTTGATACAAGCTCTGATTTCAAGTTTCTAAGTGGTTCTACAAAGACTTCTGAAGAAACGATTGAATGGGAAGATGGTAACACTTACCCACTAATCCGTGTTGAAATTAGTTCAGCTTCACATCCTTTCTACACAGGCAAACAAAAAGCTGATACAGCTGGTGGCCGTGTGGATCGCTTTAAGAAAAAATATAATCTTGGCTAA